The proteins below are encoded in one region of Deltaproteobacteria bacterium:
- a CDS encoding methyltransferase, whose product MSEGFARVAGIAGAYVESRILQAAVRLGVFDALHSRTADAPAVATAVGADARAMGLLLEALVVLGLLDRDGAGYRLNDLSATYLAGASPRDFSGMIRFDALSWDAWGKLEDAVRDGRPARVPDMYQHDEAETAIFINAMDSLVKARGDAEAVADLLDLSDARRLLDIGPGPATYPIALCRRYPALRATLYDLPGTLRITERYVAASAVAARIECVAGDYRADPVPEGYDVIFLSNIIHGEDEAANEALVGKLSGALVPGGRLVIKDHVLGGTRAESNAGTVFSLLMLLTTEGGRCYTREEVTGWFEHAGLTDAGRVELPPPFTSSLAIGRKPL is encoded by the coding sequence TTGAGCGAGGGCTTCGCAAGGGTGGCGGGCATCGCGGGCGCCTACGTGGAGTCGCGCATCCTGCAGGCGGCGGTGCGTCTGGGCGTGTTCGACGCGTTGCACAGCCGAACGGCGGACGCCCCCGCGGTGGCGACGGCGGTGGGTGCCGATGCCCGCGCCATGGGCCTGCTCCTCGAAGCACTCGTGGTCCTCGGCCTCCTAGACCGGGACGGCGCCGGCTACCGCCTGAACGACCTGTCCGCCACCTACCTGGCGGGCGCGTCGCCCAGGGACTTCAGCGGCATGATCCGCTTCGACGCGCTTTCCTGGGATGCGTGGGGAAAGCTGGAAGACGCCGTGCGCGACGGCCGGCCGGCGCGTGTACCGGACATGTACCAGCACGACGAAGCCGAAACCGCGATCTTCATCAACGCCATGGACTCACTGGTCAAGGCGCGGGGTGATGCCGAGGCCGTCGCCGACCTGTTGGACCTGAGCGACGCGCGGCGCCTGCTGGACATCGGGCCCGGACCCGCCACCTACCCCATCGCCCTGTGCCGCCGTTATCCGGCGTTGCGCGCGACCCTGTACGACCTGCCCGGCACGTTGCGCATCACCGAGCGCTACGTCGCCGCGTCCGCGGTGGCCGCACGCATCGAATGCGTGGCCGGCGACTACCGCGCGGACCCCGTTCCCGAAGGCTACGACGTGATCTTCCTGTCGAACATCATCCACGGCGAGGACGAAGCCGCCAATGAAGCCCTGGTGGGGAAACTGTCCGGCGCCCTGGTCCCGGGCGGGCGCCTGGTCATCAAGGACCACGTTCTGGGCGGGACCCGGGCGGAAAGCAACGCGGGAACGGTGTTCAGCCTGTTGATGCTGCTGACGACCGAGGGTGGACGTTGCTACACGCGGGAGGAGGTCACGGGCTGGTTCGAGCACGCCGGCCTGACGGATGCCGGGCGGGTGGAGTTGCCGCCGCCGTTCACGTCATCCCTGGCCATCGGACGGAAACCCCTGTGA
- a CDS encoding putative DNA binding domain-containing protein, with protein sequence MPGRELETLLKEDRGQFLEFISAYDPKKRGVQTKRPRELAREIARLLDGMANADGGVLLVGVEPDKSLTGVPYAEDEIRELSEVPGRLLNPPLYPLYERIDIGNLLLLRFEVTPGLEVRRVASGRTFYRVASENPAVPPEQIRRLQEAKLSYSYERQHIHDATWDDLDPVALESFNERIGGRTDPRSTLARPYHLVSGAADQPQISMAALLLFAKEPVRWHPRCGVDFVKYEGTERRYGESLNVVKRVRIEQPLWVLIDEAVGRIKEHIRERMVLHDLFFKERLEYPSFAWQEALVNAVAHRDYAIAGAEIEVWMFDDRLEVRSPGSLPAPVTLEHLKRQERVHFSRNPLLVRVLSDLGYMREIGEGVPRMFQQMEQNALHPPELGAEGFFFTVTLRNTPIYDDETLKWLDRFDRSRLGPRQQRLLVYALSHGKALSTADYQRIAEVDRDTAYRDIRSLVKMGILAPIKPKSRSYRVVEPF encoded by the coding sequence ATGCCCGGACGTGAGCTCGAAACGCTGCTGAAGGAGGACCGGGGTCAGTTCCTCGAGTTCATCAGCGCCTACGATCCGAAGAAGCGCGGGGTTCAGACCAAGCGGCCCCGCGAGCTCGCGCGCGAGATCGCGCGCCTGCTCGACGGCATGGCCAACGCCGACGGCGGCGTCCTGCTGGTGGGGGTCGAGCCCGACAAGAGCCTCACCGGCGTGCCCTATGCCGAGGATGAGATCCGCGAGCTCAGCGAAGTCCCGGGGAGACTGCTCAACCCGCCCCTCTATCCGCTGTACGAACGGATCGACATCGGCAACCTGCTGCTGCTCCGTTTCGAGGTGACGCCGGGCCTCGAGGTGCGCCGCGTGGCCAGCGGCCGAACCTTCTACCGCGTGGCCTCGGAGAATCCCGCGGTGCCTCCCGAACAGATACGGCGGCTGCAGGAAGCCAAGCTGTCGTACTCTTACGAACGCCAGCATATCCACGATGCCACGTGGGACGACCTGGACCCGGTGGCCCTGGAATCCTTCAACGAACGCATCGGCGGGCGCACGGATCCGAGATCGACACTGGCGCGCCCGTACCACCTGGTGAGCGGAGCCGCGGACCAGCCGCAGATCTCCATGGCCGCCCTGCTGCTGTTCGCCAAGGAGCCCGTACGGTGGCATCCGCGCTGCGGCGTCGACTTCGTCAAGTACGAAGGTACCGAAAGACGCTACGGCGAGTCCTTGAACGTGGTCAAGCGCGTGCGCATCGAGCAGCCGTTGTGGGTGCTCATCGACGAGGCGGTGGGCCGGATCAAGGAGCACATTCGCGAGCGCATGGTGCTGCACGATCTGTTCTTCAAGGAACGCCTGGAATACCCCTCGTTCGCCTGGCAGGAGGCTCTGGTGAACGCCGTGGCGCACCGGGACTATGCCATCGCCGGTGCGGAGATCGAGGTGTGGATGTTCGACGACCGCCTGGAGGTGCGCAGCCCCGGCTCCCTGCCCGCGCCCGTGACCCTGGAGCACCTCAAGCGGCAGGAGCGCGTGCACTTCTCGCGCAACCCCTTGCTGGTGCGCGTGCTCTCCGACCTGGGCTACATGCGCGAGATCGGCGAAGGAGTGCCGCGCATGTTCCAGCAGATGGAGCAGAACGCCCTGCATCCGCCGGAACTCGGCGCCGAGGGTTTCTTCTTCACCGTGACCCTGCGCAACACCCCCATCTACGACGACGAAACCCTCAAATGGCTGGACCGCTTCGACCGCTCGCGGCTCGGTCCGCGCCAGCAGAGGCTGCTGGTGTACGCCCTTTCCCACGGAAAGGCCCTGTCCACCGCCGACTACCAGCGGATCGCCGAAGTCGACCGCGACACCGCCTACCGCGACATCCGCAGCCTAGTCAAGATGGGCATCCTCGCCCCGATCAAACCCAAGAGCCGGAGCTACCGGGTGGTGGAGCCGTTTTGA
- a CDS encoding M20/M25/M40 family metallo-hydrolase: MIDKTRLKERVLELVRIDSLSRREGAIAARLKEILASLGGTVFMDDAGSAVGGEVGNLVAHFDGEAAGAEPMLLSAHMDTVAPGEGVVPVVEGDVIRSDGRTVLGGDDKSGIAIILEVIEALAEDNVPHGDIDVVFTICEEVGLLGAKHLDLGLVRAKTGLVLDSDSVGFLITKAPAVNHLEFEILGLEAHAGICPERGISAIQVAAKGIAAMPLGRIDDETTANLGLVSGGTALNIVPNRVMLKGEVRSHDEEKLERQTQTMQECLQQAAAGAAVELNGRVHEARVEARIVREYDRMDVPLETAIVRRVHEAARNLGFAVDTVAKGGGCDANVLNKRGLQVANLASGMRDIHTVHEWLDVNDLVSAAQIIHEVLRLEGDRAH, translated from the coding sequence TTGATCGACAAGACGCGCCTCAAGGAACGCGTTCTGGAGTTGGTTCGGATCGATAGCCTGTCGCGCCGGGAAGGTGCCATCGCGGCGCGCCTGAAGGAGATCCTCGCGTCCTTGGGGGGCACCGTATTCATGGACGATGCGGGCTCAGCGGTAGGCGGCGAGGTGGGAAACCTGGTGGCCCACTTCGATGGGGAGGCGGCCGGAGCGGAACCGATGCTCCTCTCGGCGCACATGGACACGGTGGCGCCGGGCGAGGGCGTGGTGCCCGTGGTGGAGGGGGACGTCATCCGGAGCGACGGACGGACCGTTCTCGGAGGCGATGACAAGAGCGGCATCGCCATCATCCTGGAAGTGATCGAGGCCCTCGCGGAGGACAATGTGCCCCACGGGGACATCGACGTGGTGTTCACCATATGCGAGGAGGTAGGCCTTTTGGGGGCCAAGCACCTGGACCTCGGCCTCGTGCGCGCGAAGACCGGCCTGGTGCTCGACAGCGACTCGGTGGGGTTCCTGATCACCAAGGCGCCGGCGGTGAACCACCTGGAGTTCGAAATCCTCGGCCTGGAGGCTCATGCCGGCATCTGCCCCGAACGCGGCATCAGCGCGATTCAGGTGGCGGCCAAGGGCATCGCCGCCATGCCCTTGGGACGCATCGATGACGAGACCACGGCCAACCTCGGCCTAGTGAGCGGCGGCACCGCGCTGAACATCGTGCCCAACCGGGTGATGCTCAAGGGCGAGGTGCGCAGTCACGACGAGGAAAAGCTCGAACGGCAGACGCAAACGATGCAGGAGTGTCTGCAACAGGCCGCCGCCGGGGCCGCGGTGGAACTGAACGGCCGCGTTCACGAAGCGCGCGTGGAAGCCCGGATCGTGCGGGAATACGACCGCATGGACGTTCCCCTCGAGACCGCCATCGTCCGGCGCGTGCACGAGGCCGCCCGCAACCTCGGGTTCGCCGTCGACACCGTGGCCAAGGGGGGCGGCTGCGACGCCAACGTCTTGAACAAAAGGGGACTCCAGGTCGCCAACCTGGCCAGCGGCATGCGCGACATCCACACGGTGCACGAATGGCTGGATGTCAACGACCTCGTCTCCGCGGCACAGATCATCCACGAGGTGCTGCGACTGGAAGGCGACCGCGCCCACTGA
- a CDS encoding zinc-binding dehydrogenase: protein MQGWVTHAFKDMRLEELPEPEGRPGWAVLKTRVVQPSVTEVQLFYGERSNSYDKVKKKLAQGPEPLFGHEFCAEIVEIDQDNGYGLAVGDRVGATHTEIGTIGRDFPGLFSEYAAVPLDALAKIPEGISDWEVSALQPLTSCVHNIQVLGVTLGDTVLVLGQGVMGLNSAQAAKAAGADTVIGTDMRPEILELAKELGVDVTIDASKENVVEAVMDLSGGKGIPFVIEAASGSPQMGLSGGATVSEAVACVAAGGKVLSIPHFHEPVTLDFNYLRAKRVTYMFPPELAHPSEMTLAARLVAQKRINIDPMITHKLEGIEKMPEALEITANKSKYGALNPAQVRFS, encoded by the coding sequence ATGCAGGGTTGGGTCACTCATGCGTTCAAGGACATGCGCCTGGAGGAGTTGCCGGAACCGGAGGGCCGGCCGGGCTGGGCGGTGCTGAAGACCCGGGTCGTGCAGCCCTCGGTCACGGAGGTCCAACTCTTCTACGGCGAGCGCTCCAACAGCTACGACAAGGTCAAGAAGAAGCTGGCGCAAGGCCCCGAGCCCCTGTTCGGGCACGAGTTCTGCGCCGAGATCGTCGAGATCGACCAGGACAACGGGTATGGTCTGGCGGTAGGCGACCGGGTGGGCGCCACGCACACCGAGATCGGCACCATCGGGCGGGACTTTCCCGGGCTCTTCTCCGAGTACGCGGCGGTGCCGCTGGACGCCCTCGCCAAGATCCCCGAAGGCATCAGCGACTGGGAGGTGTCGGCGCTCCAGCCCCTGACAAGCTGCGTGCACAACATCCAGGTGCTCGGCGTGACGCTGGGGGATACGGTGCTGGTGCTGGGCCAGGGTGTCATGGGCCTCAACTCGGCCCAGGCGGCCAAGGCCGCGGGTGCGGACACGGTCATCGGCACCGACATGCGGCCGGAGATCCTGGAGCTGGCCAAGGAACTCGGGGTGGACGTCACCATCGACGCCTCCAAGGAGAACGTGGTGGAGGCGGTGATGGACCTGAGCGGCGGCAAGGGCATTCCCTTCGTCATCGAGGCGGCCAGCGGCAGTCCGCAGATGGGGCTCTCCGGCGGCGCCACGGTGTCGGAGGCGGTGGCGTGCGTGGCGGCCGGCGGCAAGGTGCTCAGTATTCCGCACTTCCACGAGCCCGTGACCCTGGACTTCAACTACTTGCGCGCCAAGCGGGTGACCTACATGTTCCCGCCGGAGCTGGCCCACCCCTCGGAGATGACTCTGGCCGCGCGGCTGGTGGCGCAGAAGCGCATCAACATCGATCCCATGATCACTCACAAGCTGGAGGGCATCGAGAAGATGCCCGAGGCGCTCGAGATCACCGCAAACAAGTCGAAGTACGGCGCGCTGAACCCGGCCCAGGTGCGGTTCTCCTAG